In Spinacia oleracea cultivar Varoflay chromosome 5, BTI_SOV_V1, whole genome shotgun sequence, a single window of DNA contains:
- the LOC110789965 gene encoding uncharacterized protein isoform X2, whose translation MKKNSESLMLFTVMKNLRHIGYMLKLYALKDGEARTMWEEIGGRMTILNPRRYDQFDWSLFEGVIADSLEAKEVVSSLMQEPFCSVPLVWIIQEVRLAKRLLHYEKMGWDHLISHWKHALGRADVVVFHDFSMPMLYSSLDGGNFFVIPGSPKDVWSAESYLKIHSRNDLRKSNGYDADDVLIVVLGSSVFYNELSWDYAVAMHTIGPLLAKYAKGKDAAGSFKFIFLCGNTSNGSNDALEGVAAHLRLSPGSMRHYSLDHDVNGVMLMADIVLYGSSQEEEAFPSLLIRAMSFGIPVVVPDLPVITQHVADGVHGMIFSKHNPDDLLRIFSHLISSEGKISEFAGSVGSAGKLLARNLLAFESITGHAKLMENVVNFPSDAMLPSPVSQIQEDSWEWNSFSEVMEQTADDMISIDEEGNIVEGSNIVQLLEEDFNSYVTLRNISVENSDITERDLLSTEDFDGVEQIASLEEFERREMDQIDERMEKDPGAWDEIYRNARKSEKLRFEANERDDGELQRTGRLLCIYEVYTGAGTWPLLHHGSLYRGLSLSRKTRRSSSDDVDAAYRLPILNDPHYRDLLCEMGGMFSIAYRVDDIHKRPWVGFQSWKASGRQVSLSLKAERALEETIQHQTNGDAIYFWTRLDMDLGLLGSNSLVSFWSICDILNGGYCRTAFENAFRRMYGLPSSVDALPPMPEDSGHWSALHSWVMPTSSFLEFMMFTRMFVDSLDAIHSDSSRIKKCPLGISEVEKKHCYCRVLELLVNVWAYHSARRMVYIDPNTGLLEEQHPVDLRKGSMWVKYFNFTLLKIMDEDLAEASDDGDLQHEAWLWPLTGEVHWQGIYEREREQRYRIKMDKKRKIKEKLFERMKYGYRQKSLGG comes from the exons TTATATGCTCTGAAGGATGGTGAAGCACGAACAATGTGGGAAGAAATAGGAGGTCGAATGACAATTCTAAATCCTAGAAGATATGACCAGTTTGATTGGTCCCT TTTTGAAGGTGTCATTGCAGACTCTCTTGAGGCAAAAGAAGTAGTATCAAG CCTCATGCAGGAGCCATTTTGTTCTGTTCCGCTTGTATGGATTATTCAAGAGGTTAGGCTTGCAAAGCGCCTTCTACATTACGAAAAGATGGGCTGGGACCATCTTATTTCTCATTGGAAACATGCACTTGGCAGAGCAGATGTTGTTGTCTTCCATGATTTTTCCATGCCG ATGTTATACAGCTCTCTTGACGGTGGAAACTTCTTTGTGATTCCTGGATCACCAAAAGATGTGTGGTCTGCTGAAAGCTATCTTAAAATCCACTCCAGAAATGATTTGCGAAAGAGCAATGGTTATGATGCAGATGATGTGCTGATTGTGGTTCTTGGGAGTTCCGTTTTCTACAATGAACTATCTTGGGATTACGCTGTTGCAATGCATACTATTGGACCCCTTCTTGCCAAGTATGCGAAGGGGAAGGATGCTGCTGGATCctttaaattcatttttttatGTGGAAACACCAGTAACGGATCTAATGATGCTTTAGAG GGTGTTGCAGCTCACCTTAGACTTAGTCCAGGTTCCATGAGGCACTATAGCCTGGACCATGATGTGAATGGAGTAATGTTGATGGCTGACATAGTTCTATATGGATCATCACAAGAGGAAGAAGCCTTCCCATCATTGCTAATCAGAGCAATGTCCTTTGGGATTCCTGTTGTTGTACCTGATCTTCCAGTCATAACCCAACAC GTTGCTGATGGTGTTCATGGAATGATTTTCTCTAAACACAATCCAGATGATCTGCTGAGAATCTTCTCGCATTTAATATCAAGTGAAGGGAAAATCTCTGAATTTGCTGGTTCAGTTGGTTCTGCTGGGAAGCTTCTCGCTAGGAACTTATTAGCTTTTGAATCCATAACTGGCCATGCAAAGCTTATGGAAAACGTGGTTAATTTTCCTTCCGATGCAATGCTTCCTTCTCCGGTATCTCAAATTCAAGAGGACTCATGGGAATGGAACTCCTTTAGTGAAGTAATGGAACAGACTGCTGATGACATGATAAGTATTGACGAGGAAGGCAATATAGTAGAAGGTTCTAACATTGTCCAATTGCTTGAGGAAGATTTCAATAGTTATGTAACCTTAAGAAATATATCTGTGGAGAACAGTGACATCACAGAACGGGATCTTTTGAGTACAGAAGATTTTGATGGTGTCGAACAAATTGCAAGTTTGGAAGAGTTTGAGAGGCGAGAAATGGATCAG ATCGACGAGAGAATGGAGAAGGACCCTGGTGCTTGGGATGAGATATACCGAAATGCTCGTAAGTCTGAGAAACTTAGGTTTGAAGCAAATGAAAGGGATGATGGAGAACTACAAAGAACAGGTCGTCTGTTGTGCATTTATGAAGTTTATACTGGTGCTGGAACTTGGCCACTTTTGCATCATGGCTCCTTGTATCGTGGTTTAAGTCTT TCTAGAAAAACACGAAGGTCAAGCTCAGACGACGTGGATGCAGCTTATAGGCTTCCCATTTTAAATGACCCCCACTACCGGGATCTTCTCTGTGAAATGGGGGGCATGTTTTCTATTGCATATAGGGTGGATGATATTCACAAGAGACCATGGGTTGGGTTTCAGTCATGGAAAGCTTCTGGTAGACAG GTTTCACTGTCATTGAAAGCAGAAAGAGCTCTTGAAGAAACAATACAGCATCAAACCAATGGAGATGCCATATACTTTTGGACACGATTGGACATGGATCTTGGTCTTTTAGGAAGCAACAGCTTGGTTTCCTTTTGGTCAATATGTGATATCTTAAATGGAGGATACTGCAG AACAGCTTTTGAAAATGCTTTCCGACGTATGTATGGTTTGCCTTCAAGTGTTGATGCGCTTCCCCCGATGCCCGAGGACTCCGGCCATTGGTCTGCCTTGCACAGTTGGGTCATGCCAACATCTTCCTTTCTGGAATTTATGATGTTTACCAG GATGTTTGTCGATTCTCTTGATGCTATACACAGTGACAGCAGTAGAATAAAAAAATGTCCACTGGGAATTTCAGAAGTTGAG AAAAAACACTGTTACTGCCGGGTTTTGGAGCTTCTAGTCAATGTCTGGGCATATCATAGTGCACGGAGGATGGTATACATTGATCCAAATACAGGTCTGCTTGAAGAGCAGCATCCAGTAGACCTACGGAAAGGATCTATGTGGGTTAAATACTTTAACTTTACACTGTTAAAAATTATGGATGAAGACCTTGCAGAAGCATCAGATGATGGTGACCTGCAACATGAAGCCTGGTTGTGGCCACTGACGGGGGAAGTGCATTGGCAAGGTATATACGAAAGAGAAAGGGAGCAAAGATATAGGATAAAGATGGACAAAAAACGGAAAATTAAGGAGAAACTATTTGAGAGGATGAAGTATGGGTATAGACAGAAATCTCTAGGAGGATAA